From the Amycolatopsis thermoflava N1165 genome, one window contains:
- a CDS encoding benzaldehyde dehydrogenase, whose protein sequence is MSFLDDEKWTGRVFTGSWERAAGGDAAVIEPATGDELGRVGIASPQDLAASAAKAAEAQRAWAATSFQERAAVLRRAGDLWQQHAAELKDWLIRESGSIPGKADFELHVAAQECYEAAALPSHPTGEVLPSEAPRLSMARRVPAGVVGVIAPFNAPLILSIRSVAPALALGNSVVLKPDPRTAVCGGVALARVFEEAGLPAGVLHVLPGGPDVGAALVEDKHVRVISFTGSTAAGRAVGESAGRHLKRAHLELGGNSALIVLDDADLEQAMSAAAWGSFFHQGQICMTTGRHLVHASLYDEYVDRLAEKADHLPVGNPFTDQVALGPIIDAKQRDKIHGLVTSSVDAGAKVAAGGTYEDLFYRATVLAGAGPSVPAYDQEVFGPVAPVAKFTSLDEAAKLASESEYGLSLGIITADVAKGLALADRIPTGIAHINDQTVNDEALAPFGGVFDSGTGSRFGGPAANIEAFTETRWVTMRGDVAGYPF, encoded by the coding sequence GTGAGCTTTCTCGACGACGAGAAGTGGACCGGACGCGTCTTCACCGGCAGCTGGGAGCGCGCGGCGGGCGGCGACGCGGCCGTCATCGAGCCCGCGACCGGCGACGAACTGGGGCGCGTCGGCATCGCCTCGCCCCAGGACCTGGCGGCCTCCGCGGCCAAGGCGGCCGAGGCGCAGCGCGCCTGGGCGGCGACCTCCTTCCAAGAACGCGCCGCGGTCCTGCGCCGCGCCGGCGACCTGTGGCAGCAGCACGCCGCCGAGCTGAAGGACTGGCTGATCCGCGAGTCCGGCAGCATCCCCGGCAAGGCCGACTTCGAACTGCACGTCGCCGCGCAGGAGTGCTACGAGGCCGCCGCGCTGCCCTCCCACCCGACGGGCGAGGTCCTGCCGAGCGAGGCGCCGCGGCTGAGCATGGCCCGCCGCGTGCCTGCCGGTGTGGTGGGCGTGATCGCGCCGTTCAACGCGCCGCTGATCCTGTCGATCCGCTCGGTCGCGCCGGCGCTGGCGCTGGGCAACAGCGTCGTGCTCAAGCCGGACCCCCGCACCGCGGTCTGCGGTGGCGTGGCGCTGGCGCGGGTCTTCGAGGAGGCCGGGCTGCCCGCCGGGGTGCTGCACGTGCTGCCGGGCGGCCCGGACGTCGGCGCCGCGCTGGTCGAGGACAAGCACGTCCGCGTCATCTCGTTCACCGGCTCGACCGCCGCGGGCCGCGCGGTCGGCGAGTCCGCGGGCCGCCACCTCAAGCGCGCCCACCTGGAGCTGGGCGGCAACTCGGCGCTGATCGTGCTCGACGACGCCGATCTGGAGCAGGCGATGAGCGCCGCGGCGTGGGGCTCGTTCTTCCACCAGGGCCAGATCTGTATGACCACCGGGCGGCACCTGGTGCACGCCTCGCTCTACGACGAGTACGTGGACCGCCTCGCGGAGAAGGCCGACCACCTGCCGGTGGGCAACCCGTTCACCGACCAGGTCGCGCTCGGCCCGATCATCGACGCCAAGCAGCGCGACAAGATCCACGGCCTGGTGACGTCCAGTGTGGACGCCGGGGCGAAGGTCGCCGCGGGCGGCACGTACGAGGACCTCTTCTACCGCGCCACCGTGCTCGCCGGCGCCGGCCCCTCGGTGCCCGCCTACGACCAGGAGGTGTTCGGCCCGGTCGCCCCGGTCGCGAAGTTCACCAGCCTGGACGAGGCCGCGAAGCTCGCGTCGGAGAGCGAGTACGGGCTGTCGCTGGGCATCATCACCGCGGACGTGGCGAAGGGACTGGCGCTGGCCGACCGGATCCCGACCGGTATCGCGCACATCAACGACCAGACGGTCAACGACGAGGCGCTGGCCCCGTTCGGCGGCGTGTTCGACTCCGGCACCGGCTCCCGGTTCGGCGGGCCCGCCGCGAACATCGAGGCGTTCACCGAGACCCGCTGGGTCACGATGCGCGGCGACGTCGCCGGCTACCCGTTCTGA
- a CDS encoding pyridoxamine 5'-phosphate oxidase family protein: protein MTTTLPQGDLRLLDTDLAQRMLASTELARLAYVAPDGTPRVLPMLFHWTGDELVMATFAGTAKLAALRANPAVAVTIDRAGPPPEVLLLRGNAVVTEVDGVLPEYAAAQRRYYGPEHGAAAVAEVDRPGLRMARIAVRPSWAGTFDFQERFPGGRTAEDFARRGR from the coding sequence ATGACGACAACCCTCCCGCAGGGAGACCTCAGGCTCCTCGACACCGACCTCGCCCAGCGGATGCTCGCCTCGACCGAGCTCGCCCGCCTCGCCTACGTCGCGCCGGACGGCACGCCCCGCGTGCTGCCGATGCTGTTCCACTGGACCGGCGACGAGCTGGTGATGGCGACGTTCGCCGGCACCGCCAAGCTCGCCGCGCTGCGCGCGAATCCCGCGGTCGCGGTCACGATCGACCGGGCAGGCCCGCCGCCGGAGGTACTGCTGCTGCGCGGCAACGCCGTGGTCACCGAGGTCGACGGCGTGCTCCCGGAATACGCCGCCGCCCAGCGCCGGTACTACGGGCCCGAGCACGGCGCCGCCGCCGTCGCCGAGGTGGACCGGCCCGGTCTGCGGATGGCGCGCATCGCCGTCCGGCCGTCGTGGGCGGGCACCTTCGACTTCCAGGAACGGTTCCCCGGCGGCCGGACCGCCGAGGACTTCGCGCGGCGGGGGCGGTGA
- a CDS encoding alpha/beta fold hydrolase, which translates to MATFVLVPGAGGEAWYWHRLVPELTRRGHEAIAVDLPAEDDSAGLAEYTDVVVRAIGDREGVVLVAQSMGGFTAPLVCARVPVSLLVLVNAMVPAPGETGGEWWANTGYHEAHPEGMDTERDFLHDLPSDVKAEALQRGEPRQSDTPFTTPWPLEKWPDVPTRFVQGRDDRFFPLEFQRRVVRERLGLELDEVPGGHLNALSRPRELADLLASWC; encoded by the coding sequence ATGGCGACCTTCGTGCTCGTCCCCGGCGCGGGCGGTGAGGCGTGGTACTGGCACCGGCTCGTGCCGGAGCTGACCCGGCGCGGCCACGAGGCGATCGCCGTCGACCTCCCGGCCGAGGACGACTCCGCCGGACTGGCCGAGTACACCGACGTGGTCGTGCGGGCGATCGGCGACCGCGAGGGCGTCGTGCTGGTCGCCCAGTCGATGGGCGGCTTCACCGCCCCGCTGGTCTGCGCACGCGTGCCGGTGTCGCTCCTGGTGCTGGTCAACGCAATGGTCCCGGCGCCGGGCGAGACCGGCGGCGAGTGGTGGGCCAACACCGGCTACCACGAGGCCCACCCGGAGGGGATGGACACCGAGCGGGACTTCCTGCATGACCTCCCGTCCGACGTGAAGGCTGAAGCCCTCCAGCGCGGCGAGCCGCGGCAGTCGGACACGCCGTTCACCACGCCGTGGCCGCTGGAGAAGTGGCCGGACGTGCCGACCCGCTTCGTCCAGGGCCGCGACGACCGGTTCTTCCCGCTGGAGTTCCAGCGCCGCGTGGTGCGCGAGCGGCTGGGCCTGGAGCTGGACGAGGTCCCCGGCGGGCACCTGAACGCGCTGAGCCGCCCGCGTGAGCTGGCCGACCTCCTGGCCTCGTGGTGTTGA
- a CDS encoding winged helix-turn-helix transcriptional regulator — protein sequence MARALDAVGERWALLVVRELLLGPKRFRDLSRSLPGMSQNVLSQRLRELEAAGVVRRRRLGPPASTSVYELTEHGAELEAVVLALARWGSRRPVPPAGELSVDALVLALRTTFSAERAGDLSARVALRLGDDGFLARVDSGEFSIERGSGEADATLETDASTLRSLVFLGARLDDAAVTGDRGVVERFLGCFPRPSA from the coding sequence GTGGCCAGGGCGCTGGACGCGGTGGGCGAGCGGTGGGCGCTGCTCGTGGTGCGCGAGTTGCTGCTGGGGCCGAAGCGGTTCCGCGACCTGAGCCGGTCGTTGCCGGGGATGAGCCAGAACGTGCTGTCGCAGCGGCTGCGGGAACTGGAGGCGGCCGGCGTGGTGCGACGGCGGCGGCTCGGGCCGCCCGCCAGTACCAGCGTGTACGAGCTCACCGAGCACGGCGCCGAGCTGGAGGCGGTCGTGCTGGCCCTGGCGCGGTGGGGCAGCCGCCGCCCGGTGCCGCCGGCCGGGGAGCTGAGTGTGGACGCACTGGTCCTGGCGCTGCGGACGACCTTCTCGGCGGAGCGGGCGGGCGACCTGTCGGCCCGGGTGGCGCTGCGGCTGGGGGACGACGGGTTCCTGGCCAGGGTCGATTCCGGCGAGTTCTCGATCGAGCGAGGCTCCGGCGAGGCCGACGCGACGCTGGAGACCGACGCGAGCACGTTGCGGTCGCTGGTGTTCCTCGGCGCCCGCCTGGACGACGCGGCGGTGACCGGCGACCGGGGCGTGGTCGAGCGGTTCCTCGGCTGCTTCCCACGCCCGAGCGCCTGA
- a CDS encoding Rv2578c family radical SAM protein, with protein MRWENQRAGRDPQPALLGLDGLVRTVAPPEFQGVTFHEVRARSVLNKVPGESMVPFGWTVNPYRGCSHACTYCLAGDTPIRMADGSAKPMADLRVGDRILGTAVRGTARRLVPTTVLAHWTTVKPAHRLTLRNGTTLVASGDHRFLTEKGWQHVTGDDRPHLSPGDTLLGPAGDRVEPDAALDVVAIEPLGRDETLFDITTGTGDFVAAGVVSHNCFARNTHTYLDFDAGRDFDTQVVVKVNAPEVLAAQLRRPSWQREHVAMGTNTDPYQRAEGRYRLMPGIIRALTGSGTPFSILTKGTVLTRDLPLLTAASREVDVGMAVSIALLDRDLQRSLEPGTPSPRARLDLVRRITDAGLPCQVLVAPVLPGLTDSEEALDPLFAEIAAAGATRATVLALHLRPGAREWFARWLGAHRPDLIERYREIYGRGSYAMPAYRRALSARVAPLLRRHGLNRRAESHRLPAQREPERPERGEQLSLL; from the coding sequence GTGAGGTGGGAGAACCAACGCGCCGGCCGTGACCCGCAGCCGGCTCTGCTCGGCCTGGACGGCCTGGTCCGGACGGTCGCGCCGCCGGAGTTCCAGGGCGTCACGTTCCACGAGGTCCGCGCCCGCTCGGTGCTCAACAAGGTGCCGGGCGAGTCGATGGTCCCGTTCGGCTGGACCGTCAACCCCTACCGCGGCTGCAGCCACGCCTGCACCTACTGCCTCGCCGGGGACACCCCGATCCGGATGGCCGACGGGAGCGCGAAGCCGATGGCCGATCTCCGCGTCGGCGACCGGATCCTGGGCACGGCGGTCCGCGGCACGGCCCGGCGCCTCGTGCCCACGACGGTGCTCGCGCACTGGACCACCGTGAAGCCGGCCCACCGGCTGACGCTGCGGAACGGGACGACCCTGGTCGCCAGCGGCGACCACCGCTTCCTCACCGAGAAGGGCTGGCAGCACGTCACCGGCGACGACCGGCCGCACCTCTCGCCCGGGGACACCCTGCTGGGCCCCGCGGGCGACCGCGTCGAACCGGACGCGGCGCTGGACGTCGTCGCCATCGAACCGCTCGGCCGCGACGAGACCCTGTTCGACATCACCACGGGCACCGGCGACTTCGTCGCGGCCGGGGTCGTCAGCCACAACTGCTTCGCCCGCAACACGCACACCTACCTCGACTTCGACGCGGGCCGCGACTTCGACACCCAGGTCGTGGTGAAGGTGAACGCCCCCGAGGTCCTCGCCGCCCAGCTGCGCCGCCCGAGCTGGCAGCGCGAGCACGTCGCCATGGGCACCAACACCGACCCCTACCAGCGGGCCGAGGGCCGCTACCGGCTGATGCCCGGCATCATCCGCGCGCTCACCGGGTCCGGCACGCCGTTCTCGATCCTCACCAAGGGCACCGTCCTCACCCGGGACCTGCCCCTGCTCACCGCCGCGTCACGGGAGGTCGACGTGGGCATGGCGGTGTCGATCGCGCTGCTCGACCGCGACCTGCAACGCAGCCTCGAACCCGGCACCCCCAGCCCGCGCGCCCGGCTGGACCTGGTCCGCCGCATCACCGACGCCGGCCTGCCCTGCCAGGTGCTGGTCGCCCCGGTGCTGCCCGGCCTCACCGACAGCGAGGAGGCTCTGGACCCGCTGTTCGCCGAGATCGCGGCCGCCGGCGCCACCCGCGCCACCGTCCTCGCGCTGCACCTGCGGCCCGGCGCGCGGGAGTGGTTCGCCCGCTGGCTCGGCGCCCACCGGCCGGACCTGATCGAGCGCTACCGCGAGATCTACGGCCGCGGCAGCTACGCCATGCCCGCGTACCGGCGGGCGCTGTCCGCGCGGGTCGCGCCGTTGCTGCGGCGCCACGGCCTGAACCGCCGCGCCGAGTCGCACCGCCTGCCCGCGCAGCGCGAGCCGGAGCGCCCGGAGCGGGGCGAACAGCTGAGCCTGCTGTAA
- a CDS encoding SGNH/GDSL hydrolase family protein: MLGDSTAVGLGDPVPGGSWRGVGPFVAEALGIPPAGYLNTAFTGARMRCVRTDQLPAALRHRPDVAVVIVGMNDTLRSDFDSLGMARDLEHVVTALQAVGATVVTMRFHDHSRVFRLPGPLRRALTARIAELNDVIETIARRHGVACLDLGSLPGAYDLAAWSVDRLHPSELGHRLLARGVTELVADAGIAVPAPVSLVCSGGVTPRTVDHVGWLVVKGIPWLWRRGRDLLPYAAAIVARSALESWRARRAEPLETELAPRPVER; the protein is encoded by the coding sequence GTGCTCGGCGACTCGACCGCCGTCGGGCTCGGCGACCCTGTTCCCGGCGGCTCCTGGCGTGGCGTCGGCCCGTTCGTCGCCGAGGCGCTGGGCATTCCGCCCGCCGGGTACCTGAACACCGCGTTCACCGGCGCCCGGATGCGCTGCGTGCGCACCGACCAGCTGCCGGCGGCGCTGCGTCACCGGCCGGACGTCGCGGTCGTGATCGTCGGCATGAACGACACCCTCCGCTCGGACTTCGACTCCCTCGGCATGGCCCGCGACCTCGAACACGTCGTCACCGCACTCCAAGCCGTCGGCGCCACGGTCGTCACCATGCGCTTCCACGACCACAGCCGCGTCTTCCGGCTGCCCGGCCCGCTGCGCCGCGCCCTCACCGCGCGCATCGCCGAGCTGAACGACGTCATCGAAACCATCGCCCGCCGGCACGGGGTCGCCTGCCTGGACCTCGGCTCGCTGCCCGGCGCCTACGACCTGGCCGCCTGGAGCGTGGACCGCCTGCACCCCTCCGAGCTGGGCCACCGCCTCCTCGCCCGCGGCGTGACCGAACTGGTCGCCGACGCCGGGATCGCCGTCCCCGCACCGGTGAGCCTCGTCTGCTCCGGCGGCGTCACACCACGCACCGTCGACCACGTCGGCTGGCTCGTCGTGAAGGGCATCCCCTGGCTGTGGCGCCGCGGCCGGGACCTGTTGCCCTACGCGGCCGCCATCGTCGCCCGGTCGGCGCTCGAATCGTGGCGCGCCCGCCGCGCCGAGCCGCTGGAGACGGAGCTGGCGCCGCGGCCCGTGGAGCGCTGA
- a CDS encoding replication-associated recombination protein A, producing MQDELFTVNPDLEPPPERVTQPQTAPVPPGSPLAVRMRPRSLDEVVGQQHLLGEGAPLRRLVEGAAPASVLLYGPPGTGKTTLANLVSTATGRRFVALSALSAGVKEVRGVIEEARRRRQYNAENTVLFIDEVHRFSKTQQDALLGAVEDRTVLLVAATTENPSFSVVSPLLSRSLVLQLKPLTDDDVRLLIRRALADERGLDGELELTPEAEDHLVRLASGDARRALTALEAAADAASATEHKTIDLPIVESTVDKAAVRYDRDGDQHYDVISAFIKSIRGSDVDAALHYLARMIEAGEDPRFLARRLVVHASEDIGMADPTALQTAVAAAHAVQFIGMPEGRLALAQATIHLATAPKSNAVVTGIDAALADVRAGRLGTVPPHLRDGHYAGAAKLGNAQGYRYPHDVPEGVVAQQYPPDEVVGVDYYHPTQRGAERTLSERVPRLRRSVRGG from the coding sequence GTGCAGGACGAACTCTTCACGGTGAACCCGGACCTGGAGCCGCCGCCGGAGCGCGTGACGCAGCCCCAGACGGCCCCGGTCCCGCCGGGTTCGCCCCTCGCGGTCCGGATGCGGCCGCGCTCGCTCGACGAGGTGGTCGGCCAGCAGCACCTGCTCGGCGAGGGCGCCCCGCTGCGCCGCCTCGTCGAGGGCGCCGCCCCGGCCTCGGTGCTCCTCTACGGCCCACCCGGCACCGGCAAGACCACGCTCGCCAACCTCGTCTCCACCGCCACCGGCCGCCGCTTCGTCGCTCTGTCCGCGCTCTCCGCCGGCGTCAAGGAAGTCCGTGGCGTGATCGAGGAAGCCCGTCGCCGCCGCCAGTACAACGCGGAGAACACGGTCCTGTTCATCGACGAGGTCCACCGCTTCTCCAAGACACAGCAGGACGCGCTGCTCGGCGCGGTCGAGGACCGCACCGTCCTCCTCGTCGCCGCCACCACCGAGAACCCGTCCTTCTCCGTCGTCTCCCCGCTGCTGTCCCGCTCGCTCGTGCTGCAGCTCAAGCCCCTCACCGACGACGACGTGCGGCTGCTCATCCGCCGCGCGCTGGCCGACGAGCGCGGCCTGGACGGCGAACTGGAACTCACGCCCGAAGCCGAGGACCACCTCGTCCGGCTGGCCTCCGGCGACGCCCGCCGCGCGCTGACCGCGCTCGAAGCCGCCGCGGACGCCGCGTCGGCCACCGAGCACAAGACCATCGACCTGCCGATCGTCGAGTCCACGGTGGACAAGGCGGCGGTGCGCTACGACCGCGACGGCGACCAGCACTACGACGTCATCAGCGCGTTCATCAAGTCCATCCGCGGCTCCGACGTGGACGCCGCGCTGCACTACCTGGCCCGCATGATCGAGGCGGGGGAGGACCCGCGGTTCCTCGCCCGCCGCCTGGTCGTGCACGCCAGCGAGGACATCGGCATGGCCGACCCGACGGCGCTGCAGACCGCCGTCGCCGCCGCGCACGCCGTCCAGTTCATCGGCATGCCCGAGGGCAGGCTCGCCCTGGCCCAGGCCACCATCCACCTCGCCACCGCGCCCAAGTCCAACGCGGTCGTCACGGGCATCGACGCGGCGCTGGCCGACGTGCGCGCCGGCCGCCTCGGCACCGTGCCGCCGCACCTGCGCGACGGCCACTACGCGGGCGCGGCCAAGCTCGGCAACGCCCAGGGCTACCGCTACCCGCACGACGTGCCCGAAGGCGTGGTCGCGCAGCAGTACCCGCCGGACGAGGTGGTGGGCGTGGACTACTACCACCCGACCCAGCGCGGCGCCGAGCGCACGCTGTCCGAGCGCGTCCCCCGGCTGCGGCGGTCGGTGCGCGGCGGCTGA
- the aspS gene encoding aspartate--tRNA ligase, with amino-acid sequence MLRTHDAGTLRAEHAGQIVTLTGWVARRRDHGGVIFIDLRDASGVAQVVFREGEMAERAHQLRSEFCVKVTGEVSQRPAGNENPEIPTGAIEVLATELEVLSEAAVLPFPIDDRVDVGEEVRLKYRYLDLRRNGPARAIRLRSEVSRAAREVLHNQGFVEVETPTMTRSTPEGARDFLVPARLRPGSWYALPQSPQLFKQLLMVGGLERYYQIARCYRDEDFRADRQPEFTQLDIEMSFVDQDDVIAVGEAVVSALWKLIGHEIPRPIARMTYADAMAKYGTDKPDLRFGLELTDLTEYFADTPFRVFQAPYVGAVVMPGGGDQPRRQLDAWQEWAKQRGAKGLAYVLIGEDGTLSGPVAKNISEKEREGLAEAVGAKPGDCVFFAANKPREARALLGAARVEIGHRLGLIDEDEWSFVWVVDAPLFEAADETDDVAVGSGKWTAVHHAFTSPTPEWIDKFESDPGNALAYAYDLVCNGNEIGGGSIRIHRADVQKRVFEVMGLSEAEAQEKFGFLLDAFSFGAPPHGGIAFGWDRIVMLLAKAESLRDVIAFPKTGGGYDPLTGAPAPITAQQRREAGVDAKPPAPKG; translated from the coding sequence GTGCTTCGCACCCACGACGCCGGCACCCTGCGTGCCGAGCACGCCGGCCAGATCGTCACGCTCACCGGGTGGGTCGCCCGGCGGCGCGATCACGGCGGGGTGATCTTCATCGATCTGCGGGACGCCAGCGGGGTCGCCCAGGTGGTGTTCCGCGAGGGCGAGATGGCCGAGCGCGCCCACCAGCTGCGCTCCGAGTTCTGCGTCAAGGTCACCGGCGAGGTCTCGCAGCGTCCGGCGGGCAACGAAAACCCGGAGATCCCGACCGGCGCCATCGAGGTGCTGGCCACGGAGCTGGAGGTGCTGTCCGAGGCCGCCGTGCTGCCGTTCCCGATCGACGACCGCGTCGACGTCGGCGAGGAGGTGCGGCTCAAGTACCGCTACCTCGACCTGCGCCGCAACGGCCCGGCCCGCGCCATCCGCCTGCGCAGCGAGGTCAGCCGCGCCGCGCGCGAGGTGCTGCACAACCAGGGCTTCGTCGAGGTCGAGACCCCGACGATGACCCGCTCCACCCCGGAGGGCGCCCGCGACTTCCTGGTGCCCGCCCGCCTGCGCCCCGGCTCCTGGTACGCGCTGCCGCAGTCGCCGCAGCTGTTCAAGCAGCTGCTCATGGTCGGCGGCCTGGAGCGGTACTACCAGATCGCCCGCTGCTACCGGGACGAGGACTTCCGCGCCGACCGGCAGCCGGAGTTCACCCAGCTCGACATCGAGATGAGTTTCGTCGACCAGGACGACGTGATCGCGGTCGGCGAGGCCGTCGTGTCGGCGCTGTGGAAGCTGATCGGGCACGAGATCCCGCGCCCGATCGCCCGGATGACCTACGCCGACGCCATGGCGAAGTACGGCACCGACAAGCCGGACCTGCGCTTCGGGCTCGAGCTGACCGACCTGACCGAGTACTTCGCCGACACCCCGTTCCGCGTCTTCCAGGCGCCCTACGTCGGCGCGGTCGTCATGCCCGGCGGCGGCGACCAGCCCCGCCGCCAGCTCGACGCGTGGCAGGAGTGGGCCAAGCAGCGCGGCGCGAAGGGTCTGGCCTACGTGCTCATCGGCGAGGACGGCACGCTGTCCGGCCCGGTCGCGAAGAACATCTCCGAGAAGGAGCGCGAGGGTCTGGCCGAGGCCGTCGGCGCCAAGCCCGGCGACTGCGTCTTCTTCGCCGCGAACAAGCCCCGCGAGGCCCGTGCCCTGCTCGGCGCGGCTCGCGTGGAGATCGGGCACCGGCTCGGCCTGATCGACGAGGACGAGTGGTCCTTCGTGTGGGTGGTCGACGCCCCGCTGTTCGAGGCGGCCGACGAGACCGACGACGTGGCCGTCGGCTCGGGCAAGTGGACCGCGGTGCACCACGCCTTCACCTCGCCGACCCCGGAGTGGATCGACAAGTTCGAGTCCGACCCGGGCAACGCCCTGGCCTACGCCTACGACCTGGTCTGCAACGGCAACGAGATCGGCGGCGGCTCGATCCGTATCCACCGCGCCGACGTGCAGAAGCGCGTCTTCGAGGTGATGGGCCTGTCCGAGGCCGAGGCGCAGGAGAAGTTCGGCTTCCTGCTCGACGCGTTCTCCTTCGGCGCCCCGCCGCACGGCGGCATCGCGTTCGGCTGGGACCGCATCGTGATGCTGCTGGCCAAGGCCGAGTCGCTGCGCGACGTCATCGCGTTCCCGAAGACCGGCGGCGGCTACGACCCGCTGACCGGCGCCCCGGCCCCGATCACGGCCCAGCAGCGCCGCGAGGCGGGCGTGGACGCGAAGCCCCCGGCGCCCAAGGGCTGA
- a CDS encoding DUF389 domain-containing protein — protein sequence MLHLRVVSPPEDTERALAVLRDQPGTAHLIVHTGAAVSPAGDLIEADVAREAADEVLEALCELGLDHSGAITLESLDTALSDSADRAEESAPGEGADAVVWQELLNRTGEESRLNFTFLTFLTIACLLASVGIVTDSPVTIVGAMVVGPEFGPLAAIAVGLVLRRWDLVRRAAIALALGFPVAMLVTAGVTVLTWFVGLLDVSAFRESHEVDFVYEVGWYSLIVALLAGAAGMLSMTSAKSAALVGVFISVTTVPAAGYAVVAAVVGEWSKAAQSFGQLAVNLVGIVAAAAVVLLLRRRRGASVTVRPLPEVEKSLW from the coding sequence GTGCTGCACCTGCGGGTCGTCAGCCCGCCGGAGGACACCGAGCGGGCGCTGGCGGTGCTGCGGGACCAGCCGGGCACGGCGCACCTGATCGTGCACACGGGTGCCGCCGTGTCCCCGGCGGGCGACCTCATCGAGGCCGACGTCGCCCGCGAGGCCGCCGACGAGGTTCTCGAAGCGCTGTGCGAACTGGGGCTGGACCACAGCGGCGCGATCACGCTGGAATCCCTCGACACCGCGCTGTCCGATTCGGCCGACCGCGCCGAGGAAAGCGCGCCGGGCGAGGGTGCGGACGCGGTCGTCTGGCAGGAGCTGCTGAACCGCACCGGCGAGGAGTCGCGGCTCAACTTCACGTTCCTGACGTTCCTGACGATCGCGTGCCTGCTGGCGTCGGTCGGCATCGTGACCGATTCCCCGGTGACCATCGTCGGCGCGATGGTGGTGGGTCCGGAGTTCGGTCCGCTCGCCGCGATCGCGGTCGGGCTGGTGCTGCGGCGCTGGGACCTGGTCCGCCGCGCGGCGATCGCGCTGGCGCTCGGGTTCCCGGTCGCGATGCTGGTGACCGCCGGGGTCACGGTGCTGACCTGGTTCGTGGGGCTGCTCGACGTCAGCGCGTTCCGCGAGTCCCACGAGGTGGACTTCGTGTACGAGGTCGGGTGGTACTCGCTGATCGTCGCGCTGCTCGCCGGTGCGGCCGGGATGCTGTCGATGACGTCGGCGAAATCGGCCGCGCTGGTCGGGGTGTTCATCTCGGTCACGACCGTTCCCGCCGCCGGATACGCGGTGGTCGCGGCGGTCGTGGGGGAGTGGTCGAAGGCGGCGCAGTCGTTCGGCCAGCTGGCCGTGAACCTCGTCGGGATCGTGGCGGCGGCGGCCGTCGTTTTGTTGCTGCGGCGGCGCCGGGGCGCTTCCGTCACCGTGCGGCCGTTGCCGGAAGTGGAAAAATCGTTGTGGTGA
- a CDS encoding threonine aldolase family protein, whose protein sequence is MIAPVDDSKIRRTLASHGPVRRRPRAVLERMLARAGEDLSPAEPVAALEARIASLLGKPAALFFPSGTMAQQAALRVHADRSGRRTFAAHPHTHLDNWEDKGYAAVHGLRFRPVGDRNELMTLADLEAVGEPLAAMVWELPQRDLGGLLPSWDELVAQVGLARSRGAAAHLDGARLWESQPFYGKEFAEIAGLFDSVYVSLYKGLQGVRGAVLAGDEALVSEVAVWRRRLGGAIPDAWPLALAALDGLDSVLPRMPEFHAHARSLAAAINQDGVAYAHPDPPQAGMFHVHLPAPKAAVERAAEELIAEKGVQLFLRVRSAPDPRRCSFEVSVGETTMDFTPPEVVALLHELLDRTR, encoded by the coding sequence ATGATCGCGCCCGTGGACGACTCGAAGATCCGGCGGACGCTCGCCTCGCACGGCCCGGTGCGGCGGCGGCCACGGGCGGTGCTCGAACGGATGCTGGCGCGGGCGGGGGAGGACCTGTCGCCCGCGGAGCCCGTGGCGGCTCTGGAGGCGCGGATCGCGTCGCTGCTGGGCAAACCGGCGGCGTTGTTCTTCCCGAGCGGGACGATGGCGCAGCAGGCGGCGCTGCGGGTGCACGCGGACCGGTCCGGGCGGCGGACCTTCGCCGCGCACCCGCACACGCACCTGGACAACTGGGAGGACAAGGGTTACGCGGCGGTGCACGGGCTGCGGTTCCGGCCGGTGGGGGACCGCAACGAGCTGATGACGCTCGCGGACCTGGAGGCGGTGGGGGAGCCGCTCGCGGCCATGGTGTGGGAGCTGCCGCAGCGAGACCTCGGCGGGTTGCTGCCGTCGTGGGACGAGCTGGTCGCGCAGGTCGGTCTCGCGCGCTCACGCGGCGCGGCGGCGCACCTCGACGGCGCGCGGCTGTGGGAGTCGCAACCGTTCTACGGCAAGGAGTTCGCCGAGATCGCCGGGCTGTTCGACAGCGTGTACGTGTCGCTCTACAAAGGACTGCAAGGCGTGCGGGGAGCGGTGCTCGCCGGCGACGAGGCGCTGGTGTCGGAGGTGGCGGTGTGGCGCCGCCGCCTCGGCGGCGCGATCCCAGACGCGTGGCCGCTGGCGCTCGCGGCCCTGGACGGGCTGGACTCGGTGCTGCCGCGAATGCCGGAGTTCCACGCCCACGCCCGGTCCCTGGCGGCGGCGATCAACCAGGACGGCGTGGCGTACGCGCACCCGGACCCGCCGCAGGCCGGGATGTTCCACGTCCACCTCCCGGCGCCGAAGGCCGCGGTGGAGCGCGCGGCGGAGGAGCTGATCGCCGAGAAGGGCGTGCAGTTGTTCCTGCGGGTGCGCTCGGCGCCGGACCCCCGGCGGTGCTCCTTCGAGGTCAGCGTCGGGGAGACCACAATGGACTTCACGCCGCCGGAGGTGGTCGCCCTGCTGCACGAGCTGCTCGACCGCACGCGCTGA